The genomic DNA CATAATTGAAAACCTCACCAGGTGTTTCAGTATGTACATGAACTTTAACAATTTCATCATCATTGATGACTAATAATGAATCTCCAAATTTACTCATATCATTTCTAAATTCTTGTTCTTCAAAAGCTTTTTTATCTTTACCGAAACGAACCATCATTTCTGTACAATAGCCATATTTAATATCTTCAGTATTGATAACTCCATGAAAATCGTGTTCTTCATGAACTAATTCTTCGGTATTAAGTTTTTCTTTTTTAGCCTCAATCGTTTCACCATTTAGGCCTTTTAAGAAACCTTCATATACGCATAACAATCCTTTACCGCCACTATCAACTACACCAACTTCTTTTAATACTGGTAATAGATTAGGTGTATTATTGAGTGACTTCCCTGCCTCAGCTATCGTATATTCCATAACTTCAACACAATCGTCTGTTTCTTCAGCTTTATTGATTGCTGCATTTGCGGCATCTTTAGCTACAGTTAAGATTGTTCCCTCAACAGGTTTCATTACTGCTTTATATGCAGTATCAACACCAGCTTGGAAACTACTTGCTAATTGTTGTGCGTTAATTTCACTTTCTTCTTCGATATTTTTACAAAAACCTCTAAATAATTGAGATAAAATCACTCCAGAATTACCTCGAGCACCCATAAGTAACCCTTTAGAAAACGTCTTACCTAGTTCTCCAATACTTTGAGATAAATTATTTTCTACTTCTTCACGCCCTGAAGTGATAGTTAGATTCATATTAGTCCCTGTATCGCCATCTGGCACAGGGTATACATTTAGAGAATCAACCAAATCTGCATTATTAGATAAATTCTGTGCCCCTTGTATAATCATATCGGCAAATAATTTACCATTAATTTTGCTAATCATCGTGCTAAGTCCTCCTATACCTTCTTGCCCTTATTATTTAATCTTACACCTTGTACAAATATATTAATTGAGTTCACTTTAACATTAAGTGACGTTTCTAATGTATATTTAACGGATGATTGAACATTGTTAGCTACTTCGGAAATTTTCACGCCATAACTTACAATAATATACATATCTATATCAATGACACCATTGTTTTCTTTCACTTCGATGCCTCTAGCATAATTTTCATGTCCAAGGATTTCAGCAATACCATCTCTAACTTGTTGTCTAGATGCCATCCCTACTATGCCATAACTTTCGACAGCTTTACTGCCTACTACTGAAGCAATGACTTCATTTGAGATATCGATTTTACCATAGTCATTTGAGATTTCTATTGTCATCTTCATATTCCTCCTGAATTATGTTTAAAATGACGAAACTAAAACGAATTTACAATTATATTCTTAGTTGAAGATAACCGATTCTTCCATAAATAAACTTAAATAAAAATAATATATATTACATAACTCCTCAGCTTACAATTATACCATAAATTAAATATTTCAAAACATTTTAACTTAAATTGTCTTTTATTTTATTGCTTTAAATTTTGAGATATGGTATCTTATTTAAGTATATAAGTAGTCAAGTGTATTTATATTTATTAAAGGAGGTACTCTGATGGGTAAAGAATGTTTCGTAACAGGTCGTAAAGCATCGACTGGTAATAATCGTTCACACGCTTTAAATGCGAACAAACGCAGATTTAATGCTAACCTTCAAAAAGTTAGAATTTTAGTTGACGGAAAACCTAAAAAAGTTTGGGTTTCTGCTCGTGCTTTAAAATCTGGTAAAGTTACTAGAGTTTAATAAATATAATGCACTAAAAAATGCCTTCATATGTGGTGAAGGCATTTTTTTATTTGCTCATTTTAAGATCGTTACTTCTAATCTGTAAAATTTGTCCCAATTCTACATCTATATGCGCAACATTTGCTTCTACTTCATTAGAAATAGTAAGGGTCGAACCAATTTCCAAATGTTGATGATCTAAATTATATTTAAAACCTGATAGCGAAAGTGTAACTTCCCCATTGACTGGAATGAATGAAATATATTTATAACTATTAGATTGGCTTACTTGATATGTCCCTTTATTCAACAATTGGATTTCATTTTGTTGATCTTCAATAATAATTTTAATGTTTTGTTCATTATAGAAAGGTTTTTGTAGAATTTGTAGGACGCCCATAAAATGATCTAATCGTCCACCTGTCGCACCAAAAATACGGATGTGTGTATATCCTCTTTCAACTGCTTCTTCTACACCTAATGCTAAATCTGTATCATCTTTTTCAGCTTTAACAGGATGAATATCTAAAACTTTTTTTAATTCTTCACGTTCATCATTAGATACTGAATCGAAGTCACCCACACTAAATACAGGTGTTATGTGATGATTGACAAGTATGAGCGTACCTCTATCAATGCCAGCCCATTGTTCATTTTTCCTATTATCAAACAGCGCATTGGGTAAATATCGATCACTACATAACAAATTAATGTTCATCTTTATATCAACCTTTCAGCTGGTCAATCACTTTGCGATAATTATCTTGTTTAAAGAAATAAGAACCCGTTACAAACATTGTGGCACCATTTTTTTCGCAAACTTGAATGGTTTCATCATTAATACCCCCATCTACTTCAATATCAAATGATAAGTTAGCAGATTGTTTATAATCTCGTAATGTTTTAACTTTTGTAGCACATGCTTCAATAAAGGATTGCCCACTAAAACCAGGATTTACCGTCATGATTAATACATAATCAACGATTTCTAAAACCGGTAATATTGATTCTACTGAAGTTCCAGGATTTACTGCAACACCTGCTTTTTTTCCCGCATTTTTAATCATTTGTAATGCACGATGAATGTGTGGCGTTGCTTCAATATGTACTGATATCATATCAGCACCCTTATTTGCAAAAGTTTCTATATATTTTTCAGGTTCTTCAATCATTAAATGTACATCAATCGGTAATTTCGTCGCTGAACGAACCGCTTCTAGTATTGGTAGACCAATTGAGATATTAGGTACAAATTGACCATCCATAACATCAAAATGTAAACCATCTACTTGTGCTTCTTCCAATTTTTCAATTTCATCTTTTAAATTTAAAAAATCCGCTGATAATAGTGAGGGATATATTTTAGTCATTAATATCTTACCTTTCTGTTTGAAATTTCATTAAAAAGTTGAATATAGTGATCATAGCGAAATTGTGCTAATGTCCCGTCTTCTAATTGTTGCTTCACATTGCATTTAGGTTCTTTAATATGATTACAATTTCTAAATTTACATGCTTCTCCATAATCATTTATATCTTTAAAATAATGTTTAATATCATCTTTTTCAATATGATCAAAGTCAAGTGCACTAAATCCAGGTGTGTCTGCAATAAATCCTGATTCTCTTTCAAAAAGTTCAACATGTCTTGTAGTGTGCTTACCACGATTTAAGGATTTAGAAATGTCATTGGTTTCTAAATTTAATTCCGGGTTAAATGCATTAATAAATGTAGATTTACCAACCCCTGATTGTCCACTT from Staphylococcus taiwanensis includes the following:
- a CDS encoding DAK2 domain-containing protein, coding for MISKINGKLFADMIIQGAQNLSNNADLVDSLNVYPVPDGDTGTNMNLTITSGREEVENNLSQSIGELGKTFSKGLLMGARGNSGVILSQLFRGFCKNIEEESEINAQQLASSFQAGVDTAYKAVMKPVEGTILTVAKDAANAAINKAEETDDCVEVMEYTIAEAGKSLNNTPNLLPVLKEVGVVDSGGKGLLCVYEGFLKGLNGETIEAKKEKLNTEELVHEEHDFHGVINTEDIKYGYCTEMMVRFGKDKKAFEEQEFRNDMSKFGDSLLVINDDEIVKVHVHTETPGEVFNYGQQYGELIKLKVENMREQHREVIRKEKQNHHSDQSNQPNTVETAIIAISMGEGISELFTSMGATHIISGGQTMNPSTEDIVKVIEQSQCKRAIILPNNKNIRMSSDQAAQLVEADTIVIPTTSIPQGIAALFQYDPESSLEDNQSHMTTALETVKSGSITFAVRDTKIDGVEIKKGAFMGLAESKIVTSNKDEFATVTGLLNELLSDDSEILTIITGEDANEDISTQLIDWVETEYPDVEVEEHNGGQPIYQYLFSVE
- a CDS encoding Asp23/Gls24 family envelope stress response protein, with protein sequence MTIEISNDYGKIDISNEVIASVVGSKAVESYGIVGMASRQQVRDGIAEILGHENYARGIEVKENNGVIDIDMYIIVSYGVKISEVANNVQSSVKYTLETSLNVKVNSINIFVQGVRLNNKGKKV
- a CDS encoding 50S ribosomal protein L28, which encodes MGKECFVTGRKASTGNNRSHALNANKRRFNANLQKVRILVDGKPKKVWVSARALKSGKVTRV
- a CDS encoding thiamine diphosphokinase, which produces MNINLLCSDRYLPNALFDNRKNEQWAGIDRGTLILVNHHITPVFSVGDFDSVSNDEREELKKVLDIHPVKAEKDDTDLALGVEEAVERGYTHIRIFGATGGRLDHFMGVLQILQKPFYNEQNIKIIIEDQQNEIQLLNKGTYQVSQSNSYKYISFIPVNGEVTLSLSGFKYNLDHQHLEIGSTLTISNEVEANVAHIDVELGQILQIRSNDLKMSK
- the rpe gene encoding ribulose-phosphate 3-epimerase — protein: MTKIYPSLLSADFLNLKDEIEKLEEAQVDGLHFDVMDGQFVPNISIGLPILEAVRSATKLPIDVHLMIEEPEKYIETFANKGADMISVHIEATPHIHRALQMIKNAGKKAGVAVNPGTSVESILPVLEIVDYVLIMTVNPGFSGQSFIEACATKVKTLRDYKQSANLSFDIEVDGGINDETIQVCEKNGATMFVTGSYFFKQDNYRKVIDQLKG